In Limosilactobacillus sp. WILCCON 0051, a single window of DNA contains:
- a CDS encoding amino acid permease, which produces MDLFRKESLASYMKTDGQMPKTMNARDLMAMGIGAVIGSGIFILPGTVAANDAGPGVTLSFLAAAVVCGLAGMCYAEFSSAIPVAGSAYSYGNIIYGEFIGWIMGWALVLEYLLAVACVSTGWAAYFNSLLASCGVNIPKVLSGPFNPAGGTYINLTAILSVLLITWLLSYGMHESVRVNNIAIAVKLLIIVAFIAIGIFFVKKANYHPFLPYGAHGAFEGATTVFFAFLGFDCISSSAAEVKHPQKNMPIGIIGTLLIATVLYMGVSLVLTGMVNYKHLDVANPVAFALQSVHQGWLASLLSIGALIGMATCMFTAIYASSRLIYSLSRDGLLPTSLHQLDKKSHTPKVALWAVAIVIAIMGGFVSLDSLTSLVNIGTLLAFTMVSFGIIPLRKRDDILNEGGFKVPLYPVLPLLSGFACLFMMSFLSKETWIGAGIWFAIGMVLYFGYGYRHSNINDSVIPQS; this is translated from the coding sequence ATGGATCTGTTTCGTAAAGAAAGCCTAGCCAGCTACATGAAGACTGACGGCCAAATGCCCAAGACCATGAATGCCAGAGATTTAATGGCAATGGGCATCGGCGCTGTCATCGGCAGTGGGATCTTCATCCTGCCGGGGACGGTTGCGGCCAATGATGCCGGTCCGGGCGTGACGCTTTCCTTTTTGGCCGCCGCGGTAGTATGCGGCTTGGCCGGGATGTGTTATGCCGAGTTCTCATCAGCCATTCCGGTAGCCGGCAGCGCCTATTCATACGGCAACATCATCTATGGCGAGTTCATCGGCTGGATCATGGGCTGGGCACTGGTTTTGGAATACCTGTTGGCGGTTGCCTGCGTCTCGACTGGCTGGGCGGCCTACTTCAACTCGCTGCTGGCCAGCTGCGGCGTCAACATTCCCAAGGTGCTGTCTGGTCCGTTTAATCCCGCTGGCGGCACCTATATTAACCTGACGGCGATTCTAAGCGTGCTTTTGATCACTTGGCTGCTTTCATACGGGATGCATGAATCGGTTCGCGTCAACAACATCGCCATTGCGGTTAAGCTTTTAATTATCGTTGCGTTTATTGCGATTGGCATCTTCTTTGTCAAAAAGGCCAACTACCATCCCTTCCTGCCGTATGGGGCGCACGGTGCGTTTGAGGGCGCAACGACCGTCTTCTTCGCCTTCTTAGGGTTTGACTGTATCTCGAGTTCCGCGGCTGAAGTCAAGCATCCCCAAAAGAACATGCCGATCGGAATCATTGGTACGCTGCTGATCGCTACGGTGCTGTACATGGGGGTATCGTTGGTCTTGACTGGTATGGTCAACTACAAGCATTTGGACGTTGCCAACCCAGTTGCGTTTGCTCTGCAGTCCGTCCACCAAGGCTGGCTGGCATCCCTGCTTTCAATCGGAGCGCTGATCGGCATGGCTACCTGCATGTTTACCGCGATCTACGCCTCATCTCGGCTGATCTACTCGCTTAGTCGCGACGGCCTTTTGCCAACCTCGCTGCACCAGCTGGACAAAAAGTCGCACACGCCAAAAGTTGCTTTATGGGCCGTTGCCATTGTAATTGCCATTATGGGTGGCTTTGTATCTTTAGACAGTCTTACCAGCCTGGTTAACATCGGCACGCTGCTGGCCTTTACGATGGTTTCGTTTGGGATCATCCCATTGCGCAAGCGTGATGACATTCTTAACGAAGGCGGCTTCAAGGTTCCTCTGTATCCGGTTCTGCCATTGCTGTCCGGGTTTGCCTGCCTGTTTATGATGTCATTTCTGTCAAAAGAGACCTGGATTGGAGCCGGCATCTGGTTTGCAATCGGCATGGTGCTCTACTTTGGCTACGGCTATCGTCACAGCAACATCAACGATTCAGTTATCCCTCAATCCTGA
- a CDS encoding MFS transporter — protein MDQGINVKKTAFATFLIIGTAWMFDALDVGLLSFIMPIVRKAWGLANSQTGLISSVSTIGMICGGFYFGHLADRIGRKNTLIITLLMFSLGNVVLAATVGFKSFLVIRFFVGMGLGGELPVAATYIADLYQGSQRSQMLILADSFWAIGWLIASFLSFLLSTTIGWRGLLLVTALTGFFAIMMRRNIQEISHVQTQHVALGQALKKSFHGKTILLWIAWLMVMFSYYGMFMWLPSIMLARGNSVIESFGYTTIIVVAQLPGYYLAAWLAGKIKTKYVFAIYMLGTALGAIMFGNVSSNMMTVLAGCILSFFNLGAYGAIIALTPTLYETDVRGTMTGMAQGMGRIGAVVGPLLVGVWIDQHVSINMIFLIFMVSLIIGSVAVLALPEPGKKEVAHAE, from the coding sequence ATGGATCAAGGTATTAACGTTAAAAAGACTGCATTTGCCACGTTTTTAATTATTGGTACGGCATGGATGTTTGATGCGCTGGACGTGGGACTACTGTCATTTATCATGCCGATCGTTCGCAAGGCTTGGGGGCTGGCTAATTCACAGACCGGCTTGATCAGTTCGGTCAGCACGATTGGCATGATCTGCGGCGGCTTTTATTTTGGACACCTGGCTGATCGAATCGGCCGCAAGAACACGCTGATCATTACCCTGCTCATGTTTTCGTTAGGGAACGTCGTCTTGGCGGCCACGGTTGGCTTTAAGAGCTTTTTAGTGATTCGCTTTTTTGTTGGCATGGGGCTTGGCGGTGAGCTGCCGGTAGCTGCTACTTACATTGCCGACCTGTATCAAGGCAGTCAGCGCTCACAGATGCTGATTTTAGCCGATAGTTTCTGGGCGATTGGCTGGCTGATTGCCTCATTCCTGTCGTTTTTGCTCAGCACCACGATTGGCTGGCGGGGTCTTTTGCTGGTTACTGCACTGACTGGCTTTTTTGCCATCATGATGCGCCGCAACATTCAAGAAATCAGTCACGTCCAAACGCAGCATGTTGCTTTGGGCCAGGCTTTAAAAAAGTCATTTCACGGGAAGACTATTCTGCTCTGGATTGCTTGGCTGATGGTAATGTTCAGCTACTACGGGATGTTTATGTGGCTGCCAAGCATTATGCTGGCACGGGGCAACAGCGTCATCGAAAGTTTCGGCTATACGACGATCATTGTAGTGGCCCAATTGCCTGGTTATTATCTGGCGGCTTGGCTTGCCGGCAAAATCAAGACCAAGTACGTTTTTGCCATCTACATGCTGGGGACGGCGCTGGGAGCAATCATGTTCGGTAATGTTTCCAGCAACATGATGACGGTGCTTGCCGGCTGCATCTTATCGTTCTTCAACCTGGGAGCTTATGGTGCTATCATCGCTTTGACGCCAACTCTGTATGAGACTGATGTTCGCGGTACGATGACCGGGATGGCACAAGGAATGGGGCGAATCGGCGCCGTTGTTGGACCGCTGTTGGTAGGTGTTTGGATCGATCAGCACGTCAGCATCAATATGATCTTCTTGATTTTCATGGTTTCTTTGATCATCGGTTCAGTTGCTGTCTTGGCATTGCCGGAGCCAGGAAAGAAAGAGGTCGCTCATGCTGAATGA
- a CDS encoding glycosyltransferase family 2 protein produces MTKLMIIVPAYNEQEVLKSSIERLWQIENKLKQSQQITMDSGILIVDDGSVDQTWPIIEQLHQKQPAISGLRFSRNFGHQAALLAGLTTAVWDADVMITIDADLQDDPEKIPAMIEQYQAGCEIVYGVRRDRQTDSWFKRNTAELFYGLMHKMGVTMIPDSADFRLLSNRAVHALLKYSERGLFLRGLVPQLGFQTGRVEYRRTPRLAGKTKYSLKKMVGLALNGITSLTSIPLRLIFWLGMLACMLAIGMGIFTLTVHLLGKTMQGWSSLMLSLWFIGGVQLMSIGVIGEYLSKVLVEVKHRPRFIVDQHLK; encoded by the coding sequence ATGACCAAACTAATGATTATCGTGCCGGCCTATAATGAGCAGGAGGTATTGAAAAGCAGTATTGAACGATTATGGCAGATTGAAAATAAGCTTAAGCAATCTCAGCAGATAACGATGGATTCGGGTATTCTGATCGTTGATGACGGCTCCGTTGATCAGACGTGGCCAATTATCGAGCAGCTGCACCAAAAACAGCCTGCGATCAGCGGTTTGCGTTTTTCGCGCAACTTTGGTCATCAGGCAGCGCTCTTGGCAGGACTGACGACGGCGGTCTGGGATGCGGACGTTATGATTACGATTGATGCTGATCTGCAGGATGATCCAGAAAAAATTCCGGCAATGATCGAGCAGTATCAAGCCGGCTGTGAGATCGTCTATGGCGTTCGCAGAGACCGGCAGACGGATTCATGGTTTAAGCGCAATACCGCGGAGCTTTTTTATGGCCTGATGCATAAAATGGGGGTCACTATGATTCCTGACAGTGCTGATTTTAGACTTTTGAGCAATCGAGCCGTGCATGCCCTGCTGAAGTACTCGGAACGCGGTTTGTTCTTGCGTGGCTTGGTACCGCAGCTGGGTTTTCAAACGGGCCGCGTGGAATATCGACGAACGCCGCGGCTGGCTGGAAAAACCAAGTATTCGCTTAAAAAGATGGTCGGCCTGGCACTTAACGGGATCACGTCCTTAACCAGTATTCCGCTGCGGCTGATTTTTTGGCTGGGAATGCTGGCCTGCATGCTGGCAATCGGAATGGGGATCTTTACGCTGACCGTGCATCTGCTGGGCAAGACGATGCAGGGATGGTCTTCGCTGATGCTGTCACTATGGTTTATCGGCGGCGTTCAGCTGATGAGCATTGGCGTAATTGGCGAGTATCTGAGCAAGGTGCTGGTTGAAGTCAAGCATCGACCACGCTTCATCGTTGATCAGCATTTAAAGTAG
- a CDS encoding helix-turn-helix domain-containing protein: MKYERYHFGANLVLEIISGKWKPSIICSLDARPKRFNELKAYLQRVNGQPIAQKVLTEQLRQLENDLIVKRTDYHTVPFKVVYSLTEDGQRIHDFLIEMSRVGENLARHLASADQPIAFDYSYQQMIHHQKGELHAKS, encoded by the coding sequence TTGAAGTACGAACGCTATCATTTTGGGGCCAATCTGGTGCTGGAAATCATCAGCGGCAAATGGAAACCATCAATCATCTGTTCACTGGATGCCAGACCTAAGCGCTTCAATGAGCTGAAGGCCTATCTTCAAAGAGTAAACGGCCAGCCGATCGCTCAAAAAGTGTTAACTGAGCAGCTTCGTCAATTAGAAAACGATCTGATCGTTAAACGGACTGATTATCATACCGTGCCGTTTAAAGTAGTCTATTCGCTTACCGAGGATGGCCAGCGAATCCACGACTTCTTAATCGAGATGAGCCGTGTTGGCGAGAATCTGGCCCGACATCTTGCTTCAGCTGATCAGCCAATTGCTTTTGATTATTCTTACCAACAGATGATTCATCACCAAAAAGGAGAACTGCATGCCAAATCATGA
- a CDS encoding aldo/keto reductase translates to MTILNEDYQLNNGVKIPKLALGTWLLDDDAAEKAVTAALQLGYRHIDTAEAYENEKGVGRGIQQSGKARDEIFVTTKLAAELKDYESAAQAIDESLQKLGLDYIDLMIIHSPQPWKEVNQSTDRHEAGNLAAYQALEDAYHAGKLRAIGVSNFNQHDLQNILDHATVRPAVNQVLAHVTNTPFELIDFCQQNDILVEAYSPVAHGAVLANPVLNELADKYGVSVAQLCIRYDLQLGLLPLPKTANPDHMKQNADVDFVIGADDLETMKHLEHIKDYGKDGFFPVYGGKI, encoded by the coding sequence ATGACGATTCTTAATGAAGACTACCAGCTAAACAATGGCGTCAAGATTCCCAAACTTGCTTTAGGCACCTGGCTTTTAGATGACGATGCGGCTGAAAAAGCAGTGACCGCGGCTCTGCAGCTGGGCTATCGCCATATTGACACTGCTGAAGCCTACGAAAACGAAAAAGGCGTTGGCCGCGGCATTCAGCAGTCTGGCAAGGCTCGCGATGAGATCTTTGTAACTACTAAGCTGGCCGCCGAGCTCAAAGACTACGAGTCAGCTGCTCAGGCAATTGATGAGTCGCTGCAGAAACTGGGACTGGATTACATTGACCTGATGATCATTCACAGCCCGCAGCCTTGGAAAGAAGTCAATCAATCCACTGACCGTCATGAAGCCGGCAACCTGGCCGCTTACCAGGCATTAGAGGACGCTTACCATGCCGGCAAGCTGCGCGCGATTGGCGTTTCCAACTTCAACCAGCACGATCTGCAGAACATTCTGGATCACGCAACGGTTCGCCCAGCCGTCAATCAGGTTCTGGCCCACGTCACGAACACGCCATTTGAACTGATCGACTTTTGTCAGCAGAACGATATTTTGGTCGAGGCCTACTCACCAGTTGCGCACGGCGCCGTTTTAGCAAATCCGGTCTTAAATGAGCTGGCTGACAAATATGGCGTTTCAGTAGCTCAGCTGTGCATCCGCTATGATCTGCAGCTTGGTCTTCTGCCGCTGCCTAAGACGGCCAACCCCGACCATATGAAGCAGAATGCTGATGTTGACTTTGTTATTGGGGCTGATGATCTGGAAACGATGAAGCATCTGGAACACATCAAAGATTATGGGAAAGATGGCTTTTTCCCGGTTTATGGAGGTAAAATCTAA
- a CDS encoding carboxymuconolactone decarboxylase family protein, with amino-acid sequence MTDYQEKLNEARANNRNLFGALGETGKGFNAMHDAAVKDGALDLKTKELEAIAIAIAMRCEGCIVQHAKACLKAGVTRDELVETIGIAVMMGGGPATVYGGKALDCYDQFVQASK; translated from the coding sequence ATGACGGATTATCAAGAAAAGCTGAACGAAGCACGGGCCAACAATCGCAATCTGTTTGGTGCATTGGGCGAGACAGGCAAGGGCTTTAACGCTATGCATGATGCTGCCGTCAAGGATGGCGCGCTAGATTTAAAGACGAAGGAGCTAGAGGCGATTGCGATCGCGATTGCCATGCGCTGCGAGGGATGTATCGTTCAACATGCCAAGGCGTGCCTAAAAGCTGGCGTTACCAGAGATGAACTGGTTGAAACGATTGGCATTGCCGTCATGATGGGTGGCGGTCCAGCCACGGTTTATGGTGGCAAGGCACTGGACTGCTATGATCAGTTTGTCCAGGCCTCAAAATAA
- a CDS encoding carboxymuconolactone decarboxylase family protein: MKQTAGHDALGEFAPEFAHLNDDVLFGEVWSREDKLSLKLRSIATISALIGKGITDNSLHYHLATARKNGVTKQEMAELLTHLAFYAGWPNAWAAFNQAKEVYAEDLKDPANAHGGMFGLGQPNDAYAQYFVGQSYLNVLSKPGDPLAISNVTFEPGCRNNWHIHRAASGGGQVLICVDGEGWYQEEGKPAQSLKPGDVVEIPANVKHWHGAKQNSWFSHLAFGIPGTETSNEWLEPVDDEVYGKLD, translated from the coding sequence ATGAAACAAACTGCAGGACACGATGCACTGGGCGAGTTTGCCCCAGAATTTGCTCATTTAAACGATGATGTGCTGTTTGGCGAGGTCTGGTCACGTGAAGACAAACTGTCGCTAAAGCTGCGCAGTATTGCCACGATCAGCGCACTGATTGGTAAAGGCATTACTGACAATTCGCTGCATTATCATCTGGCGACGGCTCGTAAAAATGGCGTCACCAAACAAGAAATGGCCGAACTGCTGACTCACCTGGCCTTCTATGCTGGCTGGCCAAATGCCTGGGCCGCCTTCAATCAAGCCAAAGAAGTCTATGCCGAGGACTTAAAGGATCCTGCCAATGCTCACGGCGGGATGTTCGGGCTTGGTCAGCCAAATGACGCCTACGCTCAATACTTTGTCGGCCAGTCATATCTTAACGTCTTGTCAAAGCCAGGCGATCCATTGGCAATCAGCAACGTTACTTTTGAACCAGGCTGCCGCAACAACTGGCACATTCATCGCGCAGCCAGTGGCGGTGGTCAGGTCCTGATCTGCGTTGATGGCGAAGGCTGGTATCAAGAAGAGGGCAAACCGGCGCAAAGTCTGAAGCCTGGCGATGTCGTTGAGATTCCCGCCAACGTCAAGCACTGGCACGGCGCCAAGCAAAACAGCTGGTTCAGTCATCTGGCATTTGGCATTCCAGGTACGGAAACATCCAATGAATGGCTGGAACCAGTTGATGACGAAGTTTACGGAAAACTTGACTGA
- a CDS encoding DNA-3-methyladenine glycosylase I, which translates to MPNHDLKTDRPRCSWVNLENPLYVKYHDCEWGKPVHDDHQLFEMLLLESFQAGLSWETVLNKRAAFKQAFAGFDVGRVAKFNDEDCQRLLQNPGIIRHRLKIRAAVGNAQVFMAIQQEWGTFSNYLWHWTQEKTVREIGQTSSRLSDDIAKDLKKRGMKFVGTTTIYAYLQAVGVVNGHENSCWLGNHADHA; encoded by the coding sequence ATGCCAAATCATGATTTAAAAACCGATCGTCCGCGCTGTTCATGGGTCAACCTGGAAAACCCGCTTTACGTGAAATATCATGACTGTGAGTGGGGCAAACCGGTTCATGACGATCACCAGCTGTTTGAAATGCTGCTTCTTGAGTCGTTTCAAGCCGGCTTGTCATGGGAAACGGTGCTAAATAAACGAGCTGCTTTCAAACAGGCATTTGCGGGATTTGATGTTGGCAGGGTCGCTAAATTTAATGATGAGGACTGTCAGCGGCTATTGCAAAATCCAGGTATCATCCGGCATCGTTTAAAGATTCGCGCGGCGGTTGGCAATGCCCAGGTCTTTATGGCTATCCAGCAGGAATGGGGTACTTTTTCAAATTATCTGTGGCATTGGACGCAAGAGAAGACGGTTCGCGAAATCGGTCAAACCAGCTCACGGCTGTCCGATGACATTGCCAAAGATCTTAAAAAACGGGGGATGAAGTTTGTGGGCACGACTACGATTTATGCCTATCTACAGGCAGTCGGCGTAGTCAACGGTCATGAGAATTCCTGCTGGCTGGGAAATCACGCTGATCATGCTTAA
- a CDS encoding phosphatase PAP2 family protein, with translation MIKKQNMGWAWLSLALFGFLGICIKLQAAWISWFDTTGANVMPRVTWANTTIFEAIANLGSPAVSLLVAVLAAALTWREFRTQAILFGLAQFGGAGLLLGFKMLFQRARPTQPLLPEHGFSFPSGHVFMAVIAVLIIWRWSDCYVKDAEQKLTIRLLGIIWIGLVAASRVYLRAHYPSDILGSLLLAGFWWPTGQFLINKWALKRQKEANEA, from the coding sequence ATGATTAAAAAGCAGAATATGGGGTGGGCCTGGCTCAGTCTAGCACTGTTCGGCTTTCTGGGCATCTGTATTAAGCTGCAGGCTGCGTGGATCAGCTGGTTTGATACTACTGGCGCAAACGTGATGCCAAGAGTAACCTGGGCCAATACTACGATCTTTGAAGCCATTGCTAATCTTGGCAGCCCGGCAGTCAGCCTATTGGTAGCGGTCCTGGCTGCTGCCTTGACCTGGCGGGAGTTTAGAACGCAGGCCATTTTGTTTGGTCTGGCTCAATTTGGCGGCGCTGGTCTGCTGTTGGGCTTTAAAATGCTTTTTCAACGAGCTCGGCCAACGCAACCGCTGCTGCCGGAACATGGCTTCAGTTTTCCCAGTGGTCATGTTTTTATGGCAGTAATCGCGGTTTTGATCATCTGGCGTTGGAGCGACTGCTACGTTAAAGACGCGGAACAAAAGCTGACCATCCGGCTGCTGGGCATCATCTGGATTGGCCTGGTAGCGGCATCGCGAGTCTACCTGCGTGCGCACTATCCAAGCGACATCTTGGGCAGTCTGCTGCTGGCTGGATTTTGGTGGCCAACGGGACAGTTTTTGATCAATAAGTGGGCATTAAAACGACAAAAAGAGGCGAATGAAGCATGA
- a CDS encoding response regulator transcription factor has product MTTVLLVEDEPGLADSLKTELEFSGMQVILARDGKQALDCFAQYQTQIDLIILDWMLPKIDGFSVLRHIRRESQVPIIMLTARSYIGDKVAGLTGGADDYITKPFEIEELLARIEVALRHGQSAKPSAASSTYQIGDLMIDDDTKRVQRGTRLLSLTPREYALLLALAKNRDQACSRDDLLNQVWGVDFIGQPNIVDVYIRQLRHKIDGNPKLPRLIHTIRGTGYMLSASLDAG; this is encoded by the coding sequence ATGACAACCGTCTTACTGGTTGAAGATGAACCCGGCTTGGCCGATTCATTAAAAACCGAATTGGAATTCTCCGGAATGCAGGTAATTTTAGCCCGCGATGGCAAACAGGCGCTGGATTGTTTTGCTCAGTATCAAACGCAGATCGACCTGATCATTTTGGACTGGATGCTGCCTAAAATCGATGGCTTTTCAGTACTGCGTCACATTCGCCGCGAAAGCCAAGTACCGATCATCATGCTGACGGCGCGGTCTTACATTGGCGATAAGGTAGCAGGGCTGACTGGCGGGGCCGATGACTATATTACCAAGCCATTTGAAATCGAAGAACTGCTGGCACGAATTGAGGTTGCCTTAAGACACGGCCAGTCCGCCAAGCCAAGCGCGGCCAGCTCGACCTATCAGATTGGCGACCTGATGATTGATGACGATACAAAACGGGTGCAGCGAGGAACGCGCCTATTGTCATTGACGCCGCGTGAGTACGCACTGCTGCTGGCATTGGCCAAGAATCGCGATCAGGCCTGTTCAAGAGATGATTTGTTGAATCAGGTCTGGGGCGTTGATTTTATCGGCCAGCCCAATATCGTCGACGTCTACATTCGCCAGCTGCGACATAAGATTGATGGCAATCCCAAACTGCCCCGGCTCATTCATACCATTCGCGGAACCGGCTATATGCTTTCGGCCAGCCTGGATGCAGGATAG
- a CDS encoding HAMP domain-containing sensor histidine kinase, which translates to MKKIPTSADILQRAVWKLIVFITLGFEIVIIGASGHQLYERVVINSQRIARKLVKTEIDSEFDWQHWRMNSNLDTENVYFLEVDNLRHAKPQRFYTENAKKLANKPPRHLFKSFWYSERFGILYRTVTTKNGIRYVLWHRMYEQTTILIRIIWVTLAAMILIMALSPLYVKRLAKRLTHPLTELTQGVQAARERGDDDGWQLAVPKQPAEIVSLTQNFNQLLKKLYNHQAEQQLFIMNAAHELRTPIAAIRSHVQLLERHGQEHPEIIPKSIRYIDSESRQMQDLVDSLLKLTRADVSSLTLSKISVSQTVAKLVEQMQPKIAQPLKSRIEPDCWAIANQDAVAQIIHNLIANAAKYSPADQPIQVTVEQQSNQIVCRVIDEGPGILPQDLPHVFERFYRSAEVRSQIPGTGLGLAIAAQLSQLIQGKLTVHNHQPHGAVFELRLLQTPKKASAD; encoded by the coding sequence ATGAAAAAGATTCCGACCAGTGCCGATATTTTGCAGCGTGCCGTCTGGAAATTGATCGTTTTTATTACGCTGGGCTTTGAAATCGTGATTATCGGCGCAAGCGGTCATCAGCTTTATGAGCGCGTGGTGATCAACAGTCAGCGAATTGCCAGAAAACTGGTCAAGACCGAGATTGATTCCGAGTTTGACTGGCAGCATTGGCGAATGAACAGCAATCTGGATACTGAAAATGTCTATTTCTTAGAGGTTGATAATCTTCGTCATGCCAAGCCGCAGCGTTTTTATACCGAAAATGCCAAAAAGCTGGCAAACAAGCCGCCACGTCACCTTTTTAAATCATTTTGGTATAGTGAGCGGTTTGGAATTTTATACCGAACCGTCACGACCAAAAATGGCATTCGCTACGTTTTATGGCACCGCATGTACGAGCAGACCACGATTCTTATCCGCATCATCTGGGTAACGCTGGCTGCAATGATTCTAATCATGGCGTTGAGTCCGCTGTACGTCAAGCGCCTGGCAAAACGACTGACGCATCCCTTGACCGAGCTTACGCAAGGCGTTCAGGCCGCCAGAGAGCGTGGGGATGATGATGGCTGGCAGCTGGCGGTTCCTAAGCAGCCGGCTGAGATCGTGAGCTTGACACAAAACTTCAACCAGCTGCTTAAAAAGCTTTATAATCATCAAGCCGAGCAGCAGCTGTTTATTATGAATGCAGCACATGAACTAAGAACGCCAATCGCGGCCATTCGCAGCCACGTGCAGCTGTTGGAGCGGCATGGTCAAGAACACCCCGAGATCATCCCCAAATCGATTCGCTATATCGACAGTGAATCGCGTCAGATGCAGGATTTGGTGGATTCGTTGTTGAAACTGACCCGGGCGGACGTTTCCAGTTTGACACTGTCAAAAATCAGCGTCAGCCAGACCGTTGCCAAACTGGTTGAACAGATGCAGCCTAAAATCGCACAGCCGCTAAAATCGCGGATAGAGCCAGACTGCTGGGCAATTGCCAATCAGGATGCCGTTGCCCAGATCATCCATAATCTGATTGCCAATGCCGCTAAATACTCACCAGCTGACCAGCCGATTCAGGTTACGGTTGAACAGCAGTCAAATCAGATCGTCTGTCGCGTCATTGATGAAGGACCCGGGATTTTGCCTCAGGACTTGCCGCATGTTTTTGAGCGATTCTATCGCAGTGCCGAGGTGCGCAGCCAGATTCCCGGGACTGGTTTGGGGCTGGCAATTGCAGCTCAGCTTTCGCAATTGATTCAAGGAAAACTCACGGTACACAATCATCAGCCCCATGGCGCCGTCTTTGAGCTGCGGCTTTTGCAGACGCCAAAAAAAGCTTCAGCAGACTAG
- a CDS encoding VTT domain-containing protein, producing MLSLDHLSQIITQLLANNGWMVYGGLFLIILAETGLVVTPFLPGDSLLFLCGSIAAMSSHPLNIWYLLILVVIAAILGDTINFSIGTRFGEYLTRRHPGLIKPKHREKTEEFFARHGNLAIFWGRFIPIIRTIIPFTAGMGSMPYRMFIFYNVLGGLAWTTIALGAGWFFGGLAIVRSHFDLIIVAIILISLLPIVFTLIKDRREAANND from the coding sequence ATGCTTAGTCTTGATCACTTAAGTCAGATTATTACGCAGCTGTTGGCTAATAACGGCTGGATGGTATATGGTGGTCTGTTTTTAATTATCTTAGCGGAAACCGGTTTGGTGGTGACGCCATTTCTGCCCGGCGACTCGCTGCTGTTTTTATGCGGATCGATCGCCGCGATGAGTTCGCATCCACTAAACATCTGGTACCTGCTGATCCTGGTCGTAATTGCCGCAATCTTGGGCGATACGATTAATTTCTCGATTGGGACGCGATTTGGCGAGTATTTAACGCGGCGGCATCCAGGACTCATCAAGCCGAAACATCGTGAAAAAACCGAGGAATTCTTTGCTCGGCATGGTAACCTGGCAATCTTTTGGGGACGGTTCATCCCAATTATTCGGACGATTATTCCGTTTACGGCGGGGATGGGCTCAATGCCATATCGTATGTTCATCTTTTATAACGTGCTGGGCGGACTTGCCTGGACGACGATTGCCCTTGGCGCTGGCTGGTTCTTCGGCGGCCTGGCCATTGTCAGAAGCCACTTTGATCTGATTATCGTGGCGATTATCTTGATTTCGCTATTGCCGATTGTCTTTACGCTCATCAAGGATCGACGGGAGGCAGCCAACAATGATTAA
- a CDS encoding MerR family transcriptional regulator, translated as MSYTISQVAQMMGVTPSTLRYYDKEGLLPNVKRVNGIRVFEDTDFPWLRILNCLKGTGMPLRQIKKYVDLCADGDATLEQRYAIIKEQRQHVLDQIEQLNFYLKELDYKDWYYQEAIKAGTEKAVYHPDSISNLTLDQIPGMNYQTKTPRSDLK; from the coding sequence ATGTCATACACCATCTCTCAGGTTGCTCAGATGATGGGCGTTACCCCTTCCACGCTTCGCTACTACGATAAGGAAGGGTTGCTGCCCAATGTTAAGCGCGTCAATGGCATCCGTGTTTTTGAAGATACCGATTTCCCCTGGCTGCGCATTCTAAACTGCCTAAAGGGTACCGGAATGCCGCTTCGCCAGATCAAAAAATATGTTGACCTGTGCGCGGACGGCGATGCAACGCTGGAACAACGCTATGCCATTATTAAAGAGCAGCGTCAGCACGTCCTTGATCAGATTGAGCAGCTCAACTTCTATCTCAAGGAACTCGACTATAAAGACTGGTACTACCAAGAAGCAATCAAGGCCGGTACCGAAAAAGCCGTCTATCATCCCGACAGCATCTCTAATTTAACTCTGGACCAGATTCCAGGAATGAACTATCAAACAAAAACACCAAGGAGTGATCTTAAATGA